One genomic region from Leptospira inadai serovar Lyme str. 10 encodes:
- a CDS encoding STAS domain-containing protein, translated as MEQIRRYTYFEIRKKNKVVEIEPLTDRIEGDSFKELRSALAMAFYESSRHVKLELGGVQFVSIAVLEKLIKFALDLREKNRVLIFSRPALPVRRYLERFRLTDVILIL; from the coding sequence TTGGAACAAATTCGTAGATACACGTATTTCGAAATCCGAAAAAAAAACAAAGTCGTCGAAATAGAACCCTTAACCGATCGAATCGAAGGCGACTCCTTCAAGGAATTACGATCGGCGTTGGCAATGGCATTTTACGAATCGAGTCGTCACGTTAAATTGGAATTGGGAGGAGTGCAATTCGTATCGATCGCCGTTTTGGAAAAGCTGATCAAATTCGCGTTAGATCTACGGGAGAAAAATCGGGTTCTTATTTTTTCGCGTCCCGCTCTGCCGGTTCGAAGATACCTGGAAAGATTTCGCTTAACGGATGTGATTCTTATCCTCTGA
- the epmA gene encoding EF-P lysine aminoacylase EpmA, with amino-acid sequence MNLTSREIMKARARFLRSVRDFFHSDGFLEIDTPSLKKIPGMEPHLDPFEVRSPSGKEIGYLVTSPEYSLKQALSLGLDRVYEISHTFRSGEKGSPLHTAEFLMLEFYQVGADLQDLMDTTERLIRALENGIGKFSSNEKIPRYRIRDLLLQYAGCDWDRGSLESKIKRASLTNLSIQELEYEDCFYLVFLNFVEGRLLPEFQFLYDYPPEMAALARIENGVAKRFETYYGNIELGNAFYELSDPAEQRLRFFKEQALRKKLGKEVFPVDEEFLLSLERGLPACSGNAIGLDRLLSVFLGANSLEQISPYWGRLD; translated from the coding sequence ATGAATCTCACTTCCAGAGAAATTATGAAAGCGCGGGCAAGATTTCTGAGGTCGGTGCGAGACTTTTTCCATTCGGACGGATTTCTAGAAATAGATACTCCCTCCTTAAAGAAGATTCCCGGGATGGAGCCTCACTTGGATCCCTTCGAAGTCCGTTCTCCTTCGGGAAAGGAAATCGGGTATTTAGTCACTTCGCCCGAATATTCCTTGAAGCAAGCCTTATCACTAGGTTTGGATCGCGTATACGAAATCTCTCACACGTTTCGTTCCGGGGAAAAAGGAAGCCCGCTGCATACCGCGGAATTTCTTATGTTAGAATTCTACCAGGTGGGGGCGGATCTGCAGGACTTAATGGATACGACCGAACGTCTGATTCGGGCCTTAGAGAATGGAATCGGGAAATTTAGTTCGAATGAGAAGATCCCAAGATATCGGATTCGGGACTTACTACTTCAGTATGCGGGTTGCGATTGGGATCGCGGATCTTTAGAAAGTAAAATAAAGCGGGCCTCTTTGACGAATCTCTCAATTCAGGAATTGGAATATGAGGATTGTTTTTATCTAGTTTTTTTGAATTTCGTAGAGGGGCGGCTATTACCCGAGTTTCAATTTTTGTACGATTATCCCCCCGAAATGGCCGCGTTAGCCCGGATAGAAAACGGGGTTGCCAAGCGTTTTGAAACGTACTACGGAAATATAGAACTCGGAAACGCTTTTTACGAGTTATCCGACCCCGCCGAACAACGACTTCGCTTTTTTAAGGAGCAGGCGCTCCGAAAGAAATTAGGGAAGGAAGTCTTTCCCGTCGATGAGGAATTCCTACTTTCGCTCGAAAGAGGTCTCCCCGCTTGTTCTGGGAATGCGATCGGGTTGGATCGCTTGCTCTCCGTATTTCTCGGAGCGAATTCCCTAGAACAAATCAGTCCGTACTGGGGCCGCCTCGATTAG